In the Deltaproteobacteria bacterium genome, one interval contains:
- the lptG gene encoding LPS export ABC transporter permease LptG, with protein sequence MTIIARHISKNLARYLFFVLLVAVGIFLSVDFFEKIDDFMEAGLPMSRAFAFFVLRVPFVAAQVLPVAVLLSVLFVFGIMSRNNEITAFRAGGGSPVRLLVPAISLGVLAALGLLLFSESVVPHTARMANKIWLGEVKKELPKPGKESTDLWFSSRGLLGHVAHYVPASGTAFGVTLNFFDPRYRLIRRIDAESAEFDGKTWRLSRVLEQTFSPTGDTARSLGQRSVTLAVTPEDMKSAVRRPEESTYRDLSEHADRIEAEGYEAVRLRVDSAAKLAFPWVSLIMAVSAGGLAVSGGGRESRGMAANAVIGITLAFAYWAVHSLALSVGYAGYYSPAVAAWTANAIFGALAGFLLFRLRESL encoded by the coding sequence TTGACCATCATCGCGCGCCACATATCGAAAAATCTCGCCAGGTACCTCTTTTTCGTGCTCCTGGTGGCGGTGGGCATTTTCCTGTCGGTGGATTTTTTCGAGAAGATCGACGATTTCATGGAGGCCGGGCTTCCCATGTCGCGGGCCTTCGCCTTTTTCGTTTTGCGCGTTCCCTTTGTGGCGGCCCAGGTGCTCCCGGTGGCGGTGCTTCTGTCGGTTCTCTTCGTTTTCGGCATAATGAGCCGGAACAACGAGATAACGGCCTTCCGGGCAGGGGGCGGAAGCCCGGTCAGGCTTCTGGTTCCGGCGATATCCTTAGGGGTTCTGGCGGCCCTTGGGCTTCTGCTCTTTTCCGAGTCCGTGGTTCCCCACACGGCCCGCATGGCCAACAAGATCTGGCTGGGCGAGGTGAAGAAGGAACTTCCCAAGCCGGGAAAGGAAAGCACCGACCTGTGGTTTTCGAGCAGGGGGCTTCTGGGCCACGTGGCCCACTACGTGCCGGCCTCCGGCACGGCCTTCGGGGTGACCTTGAATTTCTTCGATCCCCGATACCGGCTTATAAGGCGGATAGACGCAGAAAGCGCCGAGTTCGACGGAAAGACGTGGCGGCTCTCCAGGGTTCTGGAGCAGACCTTCTCGCCCACCGGCGACACTGCCCGGTCCCTGGGGCAGAGGTCCGTGACCCTGGCCGTCACCCCGGAGGACATGAAAAGCGCCGTCAGGAGGCCGGAGGAGAGCACCTACCGGGACCTTTCGGAGCACGCGGACCGCATAGAGGCCGAGGGTTACGAGGCCGTAAGGCTTAGGGTGGACTCCGCCGCCAAGCTGGCCTTTCCCTGGGTCTCACTCATAATGGCGGTTTCCGCCGGGGGGCTCGCGGTTTCCGGGGGAGGCCGCGAAAGCCGGGGAATGGCGGCCAACGCCGTAATCGGCATAACGCTTGCCTTCGCCTACTGGGCGGTTCACAGCCTGGCCCTTTCGGTGGGCTATGCCGGGTATTACTCCCCGGCTGTCGCGGCCTGGACCGCCAACGCCATTTTCGGAGCCCTTGCCGGTTTTCTGCTCTTCCGCTTGAGGGAGAGCCTTTGA
- the lptF gene encoding LPS export ABC transporter permease LptF produces the protein MKLKIIHVYLLKQMIGPFFVSAGILSFVFLMSQMPQLADYVVNFRVGMLSVVLLVIYTMPFFLTFVIPMSAMLAVLLTFFKLSSDNEITALKSGGYGLSGLLAPVLVFCLAAACLTAFMGVKGLVWGRVSMKDLLRQVAKTSADVALKARAFNTKFKGVVIYINEIDPKRRTLRHVFIEDRQHPGVTGIIVASSGSLESDPVRGVWRLWLTDGVINHVNLADNSANSFRFDTYRLDMDLESALSLTASNRPKDEEEMTFSELLEFIGNRMERDDLYWLAVLQLHKKMSIPFACVVFGLLAVPLGIVSRSARRSFGVGLGIFFFLVYYIMLALGEVLGEAGAWYYPPAVGMWTPNLALGALGVYLFMRAADDRPVDLTAMPARIGSMLLARIGRKR, from the coding sequence ATGAAACTGAAAATTATTCATGTTTACCTTTTAAAGCAGATGATAGGTCCCTTCTTCGTTTCAGCCGGGATACTGTCCTTTGTTTTCCTCATGTCCCAGATGCCGCAACTGGCCGATTACGTGGTAAATTTCCGGGTGGGCATGCTTTCGGTGGTGCTTCTGGTCATCTACACCATGCCCTTTTTCCTCACCTTCGTGATCCCCATGTCGGCCATGCTGGCTGTTCTGCTCACCTTTTTCAAATTGAGCTCCGACAACGAGATAACGGCCCTGAAATCCGGCGGCTACGGGCTTTCGGGGCTCCTTGCGCCGGTCCTGGTCTTCTGCCTGGCCGCCGCGTGCCTCACGGCCTTCATGGGGGTGAAGGGCCTGGTCTGGGGCAGGGTTTCCATGAAGGACCTTCTGCGGCAGGTGGCGAAAACCAGCGCGGACGTGGCCCTGAAAGCCCGCGCCTTCAACACGAAATTCAAGGGCGTGGTCATCTATATCAACGAGATCGACCCAAAGAGGCGGACCCTTCGGCACGTTTTCATCGAGGACCGCCAGCATCCTGGGGTCACCGGCATAATCGTTGCATCGTCGGGCTCCCTGGAAAGCGATCCGGTGCGCGGCGTGTGGCGGCTCTGGCTCACCGACGGCGTCATAAACCATGTGAACCTTGCCGACAACTCGGCCAATTCCTTCAGGTTCGACACCTACCGGCTGGACATGGACCTGGAATCCGCCCTAAGCCTCACCGCCTCCAACCGGCCCAAGGACGAGGAGGAGATGACCTTTTCGGAGCTTCTGGAATTCATAGGAAACCGCATGGAAAGGGACGACCTGTACTGGCTCGCCGTGCTCCAGCTTCACAAGAAGATGTCCATACCCTTTGCCTGCGTGGTGTTCGGGCTTCTGGCCGTGCCTCTTGGCATAGTGTCGCGCTCGGCCCGAAGGAGTTTCGGGGTCGGGCTTGGAATTTTTTTCTTCCTGGTCTATTATATCATGCTGGCCCTGGGCGAGGTCCTGGGCGAGGCCGGGGCCTGGTACTACCCTCCGGCGGTGGGCATGTGGACGCCCAACCTTGCCCTTGGGGCGCTCGGTGTCTACCTGTTCATGCGGGCCGCAGACGACAGGCCGGTGGACCTCACAGCCATGCCCGCGAGGATCGGGTCCATGCTGCTTGCGAGAATCGGAAGGAAGCGGTGA
- the lepA gene encoding elongation factor 4, whose translation MKNIRNFSIIAHIDHGKSTLADRLIQAAGVVSTRDFRDQILDSMDIERERGITIKSQTVVLPYKAKDGIEYSLNLIDTPGHADFTYEVSRALASCEGVLLVVDASQGVEAQTLANLYLAMEHNLAVVPVINKIDLPSADIERTLKQIEDDLGLDPETAIAVSAKDGINIEAVFEAVVQHLPPPVGDPEAPLKALIFDSHYDPFRGTIVHFRVFDGSIAAGDRIMFMHNGAVYKVEEVGIFRIIRVKKDRISAGEVGYFIAGIKTVSDTRCGDTITLKDRPAKEALPGFRDAKPVVFSSIYPVASDDYESLAESMEKLKLNDASLTYEKDSSAALGFGFRCGFLGLLHLEVVQERLEREYDLSLILTAPSVRYEILMRSGETMIVDNPALYPDPSQIEKSFEPFIRAAIIIPDRYMGAVMKLCLDRRGVNKGYQYLTSNRMEMVFELPLADVIYDFYDRLKSVTQGYGSFDYEIIGYQESSLVKVDILINGEKVDALSQLVHKDYAVARARHACERLKEEIPRQMFKIAIQGAIGGNIISRETITPFRKDVIAKCYGGDISRKRKLLDKQKKGKKRMKMVGEVEIPQSAFLAVLKTDTD comes from the coding sequence ATGAAAAATATACGAAATTTCAGCATAATAGCCCACATCGACCACGGCAAGTCCACCCTGGCGGACCGCCTGATCCAGGCTGCGGGGGTTGTATCCACCCGCGATTTCCGGGATCAGATTCTGGACAGCATGGACATCGAACGCGAGCGCGGCATCACCATAAAAAGCCAGACCGTGGTCCTGCCATACAAGGCCAAGGACGGCATTGAATACTCGCTGAACCTAATCGACACCCCCGGCCACGCCGATTTCACCTACGAGGTCTCCCGCGCCCTGGCCTCCTGCGAGGGGGTGCTTTTGGTGGTGGACGCAAGCCAGGGGGTGGAGGCCCAGACGCTGGCCAACCTGTATCTGGCCATGGAGCACAACCTGGCCGTGGTTCCGGTCATCAACAAGATCGACCTGCCATCGGCTGACATCGAACGCACCTTAAAGCAGATCGAGGACGACCTGGGGCTTGACCCGGAAACCGCCATAGCGGTCTCGGCCAAGGACGGCATCAACATAGAGGCGGTTTTCGAGGCCGTGGTGCAACACCTGCCCCCGCCCGTGGGCGACCCCGAAGCGCCCCTGAAGGCCCTCATCTTCGATTCCCACTACGACCCCTTCCGGGGCACCATCGTCCACTTCCGGGTCTTCGACGGATCCATAGCCGCAGGCGACCGCATCATGTTCATGCATAACGGCGCGGTTTACAAGGTTGAAGAGGTGGGCATCTTCAGAATAATCCGGGTGAAAAAGGACCGGATTTCTGCGGGCGAGGTGGGTTACTTCATCGCCGGAATCAAGACGGTTTCGGACACCCGCTGCGGCGACACCATAACCCTCAAGGACCGGCCCGCGAAAGAGGCCCTTCCGGGTTTCCGGGACGCCAAGCCCGTGGTGTTCTCATCCATCTATCCCGTTGCCTCGGACGACTACGAGAGCCTTGCCGAGAGCATGGAAAAGCTCAAATTAAACGACGCCTCCCTAACCTACGAGAAGGACTCGTCGGCGGCATTAGGCTTCGGTTTCCGGTGCGGCTTTCTGGGCCTTCTTCACCTTGAGGTTGTCCAGGAGCGCCTTGAACGCGAGTACGACCTCTCGCTCATCCTCACGGCCCCTTCGGTGCGCTATGAAATCCTCATGCGCTCCGGCGAGACCATGATCGTGGACAACCCGGCCCTCTACCCGGACCCCTCCCAGATCGAAAAGAGCTTCGAGCCCTTCATTCGGGCCGCCATCATAATCCCCGACCGCTACATGGGCGCGGTGATGAAGCTCTGCCTGGACCGCCGGGGCGTCAACAAGGGCTATCAGTATCTTACATCAAACCGCATGGAGATGGTCTTCGAGCTTCCCCTGGCGGACGTGATATACGACTTCTACGACCGCCTGAAAAGCGTGACCCAGGGCTACGGCTCCTTCGACTACGAGATCATCGGCTACCAGGAATCCAGCCTCGTGAAGGTGGACATCCTGATCAACGGCGAGAAGGTGGACGCCCTTTCCCAGCTCGTTCACAAGGACTACGCCGTGGCGCGGGCCCGGCACGCCTGCGAGAGGCTCAAGGAGGAAATCCCCCGGCAGATGTTCAAAATCGCCATCCAGGGGGCCATAGGCGGCAACATCATAAGCCGCGAGACCATAACGCCCTTCCGCAAGGACGTCATCGCCAAGTGCTACGGCGGCGACATCAGCCGCAAGCGGAAACTTCTGGACAAGCAGAAAAAGGGCAAGAAGCGCATGAAGATGGTGGGAGAGGTGGAAATCCCCCAGTCGGCGTTTCTGGCGGTTCTAAAGACCGACACCGATTGA
- the trxA gene encoding thioredoxin, whose protein sequence is MAAGILEVTDLSFDKDVLKADKPVLVDFWAPWCGPCRAIAPVVEELAAAMGDKVVFAKVNVDDNPMSPSKYGVRAIPTLIVFKDGQVVDQITGMAPRAKLEAAINKAF, encoded by the coding sequence ATGGCGGCAGGAATCCTGGAAGTTACCGATCTGTCCTTTGACAAGGACGTGTTGAAGGCCGACAAACCCGTGCTGGTTGACTTCTGGGCCCCCTGGTGCGGACCCTGCCGGGCCATCGCCCCGGTTGTGGAGGAACTGGCTGCGGCAATGGGCGACAAGGTGGTTTTCGCCAAGGTCAACGTGGACGACAATCCCATGAGCCCCTCCAAGTACGGCGTGCGGGCCATCCCCACCCTCATCGTTTTCAAGGACGGGCAGGTTGTGGACCAGATCACGGGCATGGCGCCCAGGGCCAAGCTAGAAGCAGCGATCAACAAAGCCTTCTGA
- the trxB gene encoding thioredoxin-disulfide reductase, producing MSKADHDLIIVGGGPAGLTAGIYAARARMDVLLVEKTAPGGQILVSDHVENYPGFPDGISGAELAFLIQRQAEKFGLKTDSGEIVYADFSGPVKKLVMEGRTLTAKAVIIATGASPRKLGVPGEDKHYGRGVSFCATCDAPFFRGKVVAAVGGGDTAIQESLFLAKFAEKVYVIHRRDALRAAKVIQERAFAEPKIEFVWDSVVTEVKGESEVEALSIKNVRTGATSDLAVSGCFVWVGITPNTQFLSGVVDLDKGGFVIADQRMETSVAGIFAVGDCRNTPLRQVATAVGDAAIAAVSAEHYIESLT from the coding sequence ATGTCTAAAGCGGATCATGACCTGATCATTGTGGGCGGGGGCCCTGCGGGGCTTACGGCTGGCATTTACGCGGCGCGCGCCCGCATGGACGTGCTTCTTGTGGAAAAGACCGCCCCCGGCGGCCAGATACTTGTAAGCGACCACGTGGAAAACTACCCCGGCTTTCCGGACGGTATCTCCGGCGCGGAGCTGGCCTTTCTCATCCAGAGGCAGGCGGAAAAATTCGGGCTCAAAACCGATTCCGGCGAAATCGTTTACGCCGATTTTTCAGGCCCGGTCAAAAAGCTCGTCATGGAGGGCCGCACCCTCACCGCCAAGGCCGTCATCATCGCAACCGGCGCGTCCCCCAGAAAACTGGGCGTTCCTGGCGAGGACAAACACTACGGACGCGGCGTCTCCTTCTGCGCCACCTGCGACGCCCCCTTTTTCCGGGGCAAGGTGGTGGCGGCGGTGGGCGGCGGGGACACCGCCATCCAGGAAAGCCTCTTTCTTGCCAAGTTCGCCGAAAAGGTCTACGTGATCCACAGGCGCGACGCCTTGCGGGCCGCCAAGGTGATCCAGGAGCGGGCCTTTGCGGAGCCCAAGATCGAATTCGTGTGGGATTCGGTGGTGACCGAAGTGAAGGGTGAAAGCGAGGTCGAGGCGCTTTCGATAAAAAACGTCAGGACCGGCGCCACAAGCGATCTGGCCGTCTCAGGCTGCTTCGTGTGGGTGGGCATCACCCCCAACACCCAGTTTCTAAGCGGCGTGGTGGACCTGGACAAGGGCGGCTTCGTGATAGCCGACCAGCGCATGGAAACCAGCGTTGCCGGAATTTTCGCCGTGGGCGACTGCCGGAACACCCCCTTGCGGCAGGTGGCCACAGCCGTTGGAGACGCGGCCATAGCGGCCGTTTCAGCCGAGCATTACATCGAGTCCCTCACTTAA
- a CDS encoding outer membrane protein assembly factor BamD, producing the protein MIPSRSFRVFTIFCAVLLLAGFSAYGCAGKKGSKAPERNAEELAQEGMAAYNKGDYPKAIKNFEMLRDWYPFSKFLILAELKLPDSRFKLGEYEEAAAGYENFEKMHPANEATPYVIYQLGMCHYERLSAPDRDQTSAVMALSAFDRLISGYPDSPYAKKASEPVRMCQMRLAEHELSIGRYYLRQKNYAAAKARFENVITRYPDTGVHREALELLAEIRPHIKEAAKPKEPEAPKPTEPVAPATPEIP; encoded by the coding sequence ATGATTCCATCCCGTTCTTTTCGGGTTTTCACCATTTTCTGCGCGGTTCTTCTTCTCGCCGGTTTTTCAGCCTATGGCTGCGCCGGGAAAAAGGGCTCAAAGGCCCCGGAACGCAACGCCGAAGAGCTGGCCCAGGAAGGCATGGCCGCCTACAACAAGGGCGATTACCCGAAAGCCATAAAAAATTTCGAGATGCTCCGGGACTGGTATCCCTTCTCCAAGTTCCTGATCCTGGCCGAGCTCAAGCTGCCCGATTCCCGGTTCAAGCTGGGCGAGTACGAGGAGGCCGCTGCGGGATACGAAAACTTCGAGAAGATGCATCCCGCCAACGAGGCCACCCCATACGTGATCTACCAATTGGGCATGTGCCACTACGAGCGCCTGAGCGCCCCGGACCGGGACCAGACATCAGCCGTGATGGCCCTTTCGGCCTTTGACCGCCTGATCTCCGGCTACCCCGACTCGCCCTACGCCAAAAAGGCATCCGAGCCCGTGCGCATGTGCCAGATGCGCCTGGCCGAGCACGAGCTTTCCATAGGCCGTTACTACCTCAGGCAGAAAAACTACGCGGCGGCCAAGGCCAGGTTCGAAAACGTCATCACCCGCTACCCGGATACCGGCGTTCACCGCGAGGCCCTGGAGCTTCTGGCCGAAATCCGGCCCCATATCAAGGAAGCCGCCAAGCCCAAGGAGCCGGAAGCCCCGAAGCCCACAGAGCCCGTAGCGCCTGCGACCCCCGAAATCCCTTAG
- a CDS encoding ribonucleoside triphosphate reductase: MFDEIKKRDGRIVPFDSPKITEAIANAGKATGEFTVRDAKKLTLKVLNLAHELRLGPVPEVEEIQDIVERVLLDSPYYKSAKAYIIYREQHAQLRKFAADARIDLVDQYIDKRDWKVRENSNMCYSLQGLNNYISSDITAEYWQNKIYPPEIRDAHKSGDMHVHDLSLLSVYCVGWDLKDLLMEGFKGVAGKVESAPPRHLRSALGQIVNFFYTLQGEAAGAQAISSFDTLLAPFIRHDRLDYSEVKQALQEFVFNINIPTRVGFQTPFTNITLDLVAPSTLKDEAVIIGGKPHPTDTYGDFQAEMDVINRAFAEVMMEGDARGRVFTFPIPTYNITKDFDWDNPNLESVWQMTGKYGIPYFSNFVNSDMSPDDARSMCCRLRLDKRELYKRGGGLFGANPLTGSIGVVTLNMPRIGYLAVSEKDFLARTDSLLNLARKSLAIKRKILEKFTENDLYPYSRFYLRSVKESSGQFWTNHFSTIGVIGMNEACLNLIGEDIGSGPGRAFAGRVMDHIRERLTAFQEETGEMFNLEATPGEGTSFRLAILDKKRYPEIMCANEREVADGASPFYTNSTMLPVNYTDDLVETLDLQDDLQVRYTGGTVLHVFLGEQVTDSNAVKSLVKKITSGYRLPYMTLSPTFSVCPSHGYIKGEQFKCPTCESTTEVYSRVVGYLRPVGQWNDGKQAEFALRRTYKVA; this comes from the coding sequence ATGTTTGATGAAATCAAGAAGCGCGACGGACGCATCGTTCCCTTCGACTCTCCCAAAATAACCGAGGCCATAGCCAACGCCGGGAAGGCCACCGGGGAATTCACGGTAAGGGACGCCAAGAAGCTGACCTTGAAGGTTCTGAACCTCGCCCACGAGCTTCGCCTGGGGCCGGTGCCCGAAGTGGAGGAGATACAGGATATTGTGGAGCGGGTTCTTCTGGACTCTCCCTACTACAAGAGCGCCAAGGCCTACATCATCTACCGGGAGCAGCACGCCCAGTTGCGCAAGTTCGCGGCGGACGCCCGAATCGACCTCGTTGACCAGTACATCGATAAAAGAGACTGGAAGGTGCGGGAAAACAGCAACATGTGCTATTCCCTGCAGGGCTTGAACAACTATATCTCCTCGGACATCACCGCCGAATACTGGCAGAACAAGATTTATCCTCCCGAAATAAGGGACGCCCACAAGAGCGGCGACATGCACGTCCACGACCTGTCGCTTCTTTCCGTGTACTGCGTGGGATGGGACTTGAAGGACCTTCTCATGGAAGGCTTCAAGGGCGTGGCCGGAAAAGTGGAAAGCGCGCCCCCCAGGCATCTGCGGAGCGCCCTGGGGCAGATAGTGAACTTTTTCTACACCCTGCAGGGCGAGGCGGCGGGGGCCCAGGCCATTTCCAGCTTCGACACCCTCCTGGCCCCCTTCATCCGCCACGACAGGCTCGATTACAGCGAGGTGAAGCAGGCCCTGCAGGAGTTCGTGTTCAACATCAACATCCCCACCCGGGTGGGTTTCCAGACGCCTTTCACCAACATCACCCTCGATCTCGTCGCGCCCTCCACACTAAAGGACGAGGCCGTGATCATAGGCGGCAAGCCCCATCCCACGGACACCTACGGCGATTTCCAGGCCGAGATGGACGTCATAAACCGCGCCTTTGCAGAGGTGATGATGGAGGGCGACGCAAGGGGCAGGGTCTTCACCTTTCCCATCCCCACCTACAACATCACCAAGGACTTCGACTGGGACAACCCCAATCTCGAATCCGTGTGGCAGATGACCGGAAAATACGGAATCCCCTATTTCTCCAACTTCGTGAACTCCGACATGTCCCCGGACGACGCGCGCAGCATGTGCTGCCGCCTTCGCCTGGACAAGCGCGAGCTTTACAAGCGCGGAGGCGGCCTTTTCGGGGCCAATCCCTTAACAGGCTCCATTGGCGTGGTCACCTTGAACATGCCGCGCATCGGCTATCTTGCGGTGTCTGAAAAGGACTTTCTGGCCCGCACCGACTCGCTTTTGAACCTTGCCCGCAAGAGCCTGGCCATCAAAAGGAAGATTCTGGAAAAATTCACCGAAAACGACCTTTACCCCTATTCCAGGTTCTATCTCCGTTCGGTCAAGGAAAGCTCCGGCCAGTTCTGGACCAACCATTTTTCCACTATAGGCGTCATCGGCATGAACGAGGCCTGTTTAAACCTCATAGGAGAGGACATCGGCTCTGGGCCGGGCCGGGCCTTCGCCGGAAGGGTCATGGACCACATCAGGGAGCGGCTAACCGCCTTCCAGGAGGAAACCGGCGAGATGTTCAACCTGGAAGCCACCCCCGGCGAGGGCACCTCGTTTCGCCTGGCCATCCTGGACAAAAAGCGCTACCCTGAAATCATGTGCGCCAACGAAAGGGAAGTGGCGGACGGGGCCTCGCCCTTTTACACCAACTCCACCATGCTTCCGGTCAATTACACCGATGACCTGGTCGAGACTTTGGACTTGCAGGACGACCTCCAGGTGCGCTACACCGGCGGAACGGTGCTGCACGTCTTTCTGGGCGAGCAGGTCACGGATTCAAACGCGGTGAAAAGCCTGGTAAAAAAGATCACGTCGGGCTACAGGCTTCCCTACATGACCCTTTCGCCCACCTTTTCGGTGTGCCCGTCCCACGGCTACATAAAAGGCGAGCAGTTCAAATGCCCCACCTGCGAGAGCACAACAGAGGTTTATTCCCGTGTTGTGGGGTACTTGCGGCCCGTGGGCCAGTGGAACGACGGGAAGCAGGCGGAATTTGCCTTGCGCCGGACCTACAAAGTGGCGTAA
- a CDS encoding anaerobic ribonucleoside-triphosphate reductase activating protein — MIFGGIQKLSLIDFPGKVSAVVFAAGCDFSCPYCHNPELVTVKSAQTLDEDEVLAFLEKRKVMLDGVVVTGGEPTLQPGLLDFLRKIRKMGYKVKLDTNGGHPQALVQVLRAKLVDYVAMDIKTAPRLYPELVCESVTQEVIEDSIRVIMESGVDYEFRTTCAPGFVDPALVEEMARALDGAKLWIFQKMATTKMLRPEFFKNLPPVPDPAAMARFSAQAAAHVRRASIR; from the coding sequence ATGATTTTCGGTGGTATCCAGAAACTCAGCCTCATTGATTTTCCAGGCAAGGTGAGCGCCGTGGTGTTTGCTGCGGGGTGCGATTTTTCCTGCCCCTACTGCCACAACCCGGAACTGGTGACGGTCAAATCCGCGCAAACACTGGACGAGGACGAGGTCCTGGCCTTTCTCGAAAAGCGCAAGGTCATGCTGGACGGGGTGGTGGTCACGGGCGGGGAGCCCACCCTTCAGCCCGGACTTTTGGATTTTCTGCGAAAAATCCGCAAGATGGGCTACAAGGTGAAGCTCGACACCAACGGAGGCCACCCCCAGGCCCTGGTCCAGGTTTTGCGGGCCAAGCTGGTGGATTACGTGGCGATGGACATAAAAACCGCGCCAAGGCTCTACCCTGAGCTTGTGTGCGAGTCCGTGACCCAGGAAGTGATAGAGGACAGCATAAGGGTGATCATGGAATCCGGCGTGGACTACGAGTTCCGCACCACCTGCGCTCCGGGTTTCGTGGACCCCGCCCTGGTGGAGGAAATGGCCAGGGCACTGGACGGAGCCAAGCTGTGGATTTTCCAGAAAATGGCCACCACGAAAATGCTCCGCCCGGAATTTTTCAAAAACCTGCCCCCGGTTCCCGACCCGGCGGCCATGGCGCGGTTCTCGGCCCAGGCGGCGGCGCATGTGCGCCGCGCTTCCATCCGATGA
- a CDS encoding methylated-DNA--[protein]-cysteine S-methyltransferase, producing the protein MDKAKSRQDYFLRAETACGTAGLTYRVSPFAITGVFLPGGADEKALAGIGIEKAPCDDAKRAVLSLVGYFAGQSPDLSQFLPNLDLSGLTLAQIEVLKATAAIPRGETRSYGELAKAVGRPKAARFVGNVMANNPFPVIIPCHRVVRAGGDIGKFGGGVELKARMLELEKTKDS; encoded by the coding sequence ATGGACAAAGCTAAAAGTCGGCAGGATTACTTTTTAAGGGCGGAAACGGCCTGCGGGACGGCGGGGCTGACTTACAGGGTTTCGCCCTTCGCCATCACCGGGGTCTTCCTTCCGGGCGGCGCGGATGAAAAGGCGCTTGCCGGAATCGGGATCGAAAAGGCCCCGTGCGATGACGCAAAACGGGCGGTTTTGTCCCTTGTTGGGTACTTTGCGGGACAATCGCCCGATCTGTCCCAATTTTTACCCAATCTGGACCTTTCGGGTCTCACTTTGGCCCAGATCGAGGTCTTGAAGGCCACGGCGGCCATTCCCAGGGGTGAAACCCGCTCCTACGGCGAACTCGCCAAGGCCGTGGGCCGCCCCAAGGCCGCGCGTTTCGTTGGAAACGTCATGGCCAATAACCCCTTTCCGGTCATCATCCCCTGCCACCGGGTGGTCCGCGCAGGCGGAGACATCGGCAAGTTCGGCGGCGGCGTGGAGTTAAAAGCCAGAATGCTTGAGCTTGAAAAAACCAAGGATTCCTGA
- a CDS encoding DUF4846 domain-containing protein, whose protein sequence is MIPKIIRVNSLIFLAVAILLLAAPVALSAADPYPWPKKETRAETLSARIPPPPGFTRLAAKEGSFAAWLRGLPLRPEGTPVRLYDGGRKWRGGVAFAVIDIDVGSKDLQQCADAVMRLRAEYLRASGCADRISFNFTSGHPARWADWAKGKRPQINGNRVSWAVKSRPDSSYGTFRGYLDTVFTYAGSKSLSLELDKVKDPAQILPGDVFIEGGFPGHAVIVADVAQNKQGRRAFLLLQSYMPAQDIHLLKNPSDSKSPWYPALSGGTLETPEWTFTYSDLRRFPETDCKAGLVK, encoded by the coding sequence ATGATCCCGAAAATTATCCGCGTAAATTCCCTCATATTCCTGGCTGTTGCAATTCTCCTGCTTGCCGCCCCTGTTGCACTTTCCGCCGCCGATCCCTATCCCTGGCCCAAAAAGGAAACCAGGGCGGAAACCCTTTCCGCCCGGATTCCGCCACCGCCCGGATTTACGCGCCTTGCCGCAAAGGAGGGCTCTTTCGCCGCCTGGCTCCGGGGCCTTCCGCTCCGCCCGGAAGGGACGCCGGTAAGGCTTTACGACGGCGGCAGAAAGTGGCGCGGGGGCGTCGCCTTTGCAGTGATAGACATCGACGTGGGATCGAAGGACCTGCAGCAGTGCGCGGACGCGGTGATGAGGCTTAGGGCCGAGTATCTGAGGGCTTCGGGATGCGCCGACCGCATAAGCTTCAATTTCACCAGCGGCCACCCGGCCCGCTGGGCGGACTGGGCGAAGGGCAAACGCCCGCAGATCAACGGAAACCGGGTTTCGTGGGCCGTAAAAAGCCGTCCCGACAGCTCCTACGGCACTTTTCGCGGCTACCTGGACACGGTTTTCACCTACGCGGGCTCCAAGTCCCTGTCCCTTGAGCTGGATAAGGTGAAAGACCCCGCGCAGATTCTTCCGGGCGACGTTTTCATAGAGGGCGGTTTTCCGGGCCACGCGGTCATAGTGGCGGACGTGGCCCAAAACAAGCAGGGCCGGAGGGCCTTTCTCCTGCTCCAGAGCTACATGCCCGCCCAGGACATCCACCTGCTGAAAAACCCCTCGGATTCCAAAAGCCCCTGGTACCCGGCCCTTTCGGGCGGAACCCTGGAAACCCCTGAATGGACCTTCACCTATTCGGATTTGCGCCGCTTCCCGGAAACGGATTGCAAGGCGGGCTTGGTGAAATGA